One Pseudomonadota bacterium genomic window carries:
- a CDS encoding sigma 54-interacting transcriptional regulator, with amino-acid sequence MSRKEIEQEYAHLGCLFEITKVLASSLDLPDALVRILGIVSSETKLNNGTVSIINPFTGQVEIEVAHGLTAEARKRGKYKVGEGITGRVVASGAPIVVPQISEEPLFLNRTRSRGDISQKEISFLCVPIKHGNHAIGALSVDRDYRGGLDFDNDLQFMTILSGLIAQTVVRVQAVNEEKESLRNENIKLKQELTEKYQIGSIISNSSRMQEVFEMIARVAESNATVLLRGESGTGKTLAAKAIHHNSKRARMPFVSVNCSALPETLLESELFGHEKGAFTGAQAAKKGRFEIAEGGTLFLDEIGELTQTVQVKLLNVVQDKEFQRLGGTKTVKCDVRLVTATNKDLEVAVEDGSFREDLYYRLNVFPIYLPPLRERRTDILLLAEHFLQKYNIENNKEIRRISTPAIDLLIQYHWPGNVRELQNCMERAVLICDEESIKSYHLPPTLQTAESVNERNPVSLAAAVENFERELIIESLKKAKGNQTKAARLLDTSLRIINYKINNFNINPRQFKVGKT; translated from the coding sequence ATGAGCCGTAAAGAAATAGAACAGGAATATGCCCATCTCGGCTGCCTTTTTGAAATCACCAAAGTGCTGGCCTCTTCATTGGATTTACCCGATGCGTTGGTGCGTATTCTGGGGATTGTTTCCAGTGAAACGAAGCTGAACAACGGCACGGTGTCCATCATTAATCCTTTCACGGGGCAGGTGGAAATTGAAGTTGCCCATGGCCTGACCGCCGAGGCAAGAAAGCGCGGCAAATACAAAGTGGGTGAAGGAATCACCGGCAGGGTTGTGGCCTCCGGGGCGCCGATTGTAGTTCCGCAGATCAGCGAAGAACCGCTGTTTTTAAATCGGACCCGCTCCCGGGGCGATATATCTCAGAAAGAAATATCTTTTTTATGCGTTCCCATCAAACATGGCAATCATGCAATCGGCGCTCTGAGTGTTGACCGGGACTATCGAGGCGGACTCGACTTTGACAACGATCTTCAGTTCATGACCATATTAAGCGGCCTCATCGCGCAGACGGTTGTTCGTGTACAGGCGGTCAACGAAGAAAAGGAAAGCCTGCGCAACGAAAACATCAAGCTTAAACAGGAGTTGACTGAGAAATATCAGATCGGCAGCATCATCAGCAACAGCAGCCGGATGCAGGAAGTGTTTGAAATGATTGCCCGGGTTGCTGAAAGTAATGCAACTGTGCTGCTTCGCGGCGAATCCGGAACAGGAAAAACCCTTGCTGCCAAGGCAATTCATCATAACAGTAAACGGGCCAGGATGCCTTTTGTGTCGGTCAATTGTTCGGCACTTCCTGAGACGCTTTTGGAAAGTGAATTATTCGGACATGAAAAAGGCGCCTTTACCGGGGCGCAGGCCGCCAAGAAAGGGCGCTTTGAGATTGCTGAAGGCGGGACGCTTTTTCTTGATGAGATCGGCGAGTTGACTCAGACGGTGCAGGTAAAGCTGCTCAATGTTGTACAGGATAAGGAGTTTCAGCGGCTCGGCGGCACCAAGACAGTTAAATGCGATGTGAGGCTTGTTACGGCGACAAATAAGGACCTTGAAGTGGCTGTGGAGGATGGCAGTTTCAGGGAAGATCTTTATTATCGTCTGAATGTTTTTCCCATTTATTTGCCGCCGTTACGTGAACGGCGCACTGATATACTGCTGCTCGCTGAACATTTTCTGCAAAAATATAATATAGAAAACAATAAGGAGATCAGGCGCATTTCCACTCCGGCAATTGATCTGCTCATCCAGTATCACTGGCCGGGAAATGTCAGGGAGCTTCAGAACTGCATGGAACGCGCTGTGTTGATCTGTGATGAAGAATCTATCAAGAGTTACCATTTGCCCCCGACACTTCAGACCGCCGAAAGTGTTAATGAGCGAAATCCTGTTTCACTGGCAGCTGCGGTTGAGAATTTTGAGCGGGAACTTATCATCGAAAGCCTTAAAAAAGCCAAGGGCAATCAGACCAAGGCTGCCCGCCTGCTTGATACAAGTTTGCGGATCATCAATTATAA